A portion of the Pseudobacteroides sp. genome contains these proteins:
- a CDS encoding RtcB family protein, with protein sequence MFWSMLSNAANFAFANRLFLGLMVYKALNGILNEFDFKLLYDSPHNLVWKEEFDGKPCFLHRKGACPSRGMSQMTGTNFEYFGEPVFIPGSMGSSSFILAGLGNRDSLFSSSHGAGRSLSRGKAKKESTALFKEFINRFKVITPIDPNKPDIKCRPDILKKWEDELKSEAPYAYKEITPIIKTHVDNGLAKVVAQLEPILTIKG encoded by the coding sequence ATATTCTGGTCTATGCTATCAAATGCTGCCAACTTCGCCTTTGCAAACAGGCTCTTTCTGGGCTTGATGGTTTACAAGGCATTAAACGGTATCTTAAATGAGTTTGACTTCAAGCTTCTTTACGACTCTCCTCACAACCTTGTATGGAAGGAAGAATTTGATGGCAAACCCTGTTTTCTTCACAGGAAAGGTGCATGTCCATCTAGAGGCATGAGTCAGATGACAGGAACTAACTTTGAATACTTTGGCGAACCTGTTTTCATTCCAGGCTCAATGGGCTCATCCAGCTTTATTCTTGCTGGGCTCGGTAACAGAGATAGCCTTTTTAGTTCTAGTCATGGTGCCGGAAGGAGCCTGTCCCGTGGCAAGGCTAAAAAGGAAAGCACCGCTCTCTTTAAGGAGTTTATAAATAGGTTTAAGGTAATAACACCAATTGATCCAAATAAGCCGGATATTAAATGTAGGCCGGATATACTGAAGAAATGGGAGGATGAGCTTAAATCTGAAGCACCCTATGCATACAAGGAGATAACCCCTATTATTAAGACACATGTTGATAATGGACTTGCAAAAGTAGTTGCACAGCTTGAGCCTATTCTTACAATAAAAGGTTAG
- the prfH gene encoding peptide chain release factor H, whose protein sequence is MWIQISSGRGPDECELAVGLFLKDFQKECTEKGINTQVLDAELGNKKGNFKSVLVSLHLDEGSAEVVPVDVVPADAYNSSIISGTILWICKSPYRPNHKRKNWFINIEVLKPPEKLEFQEKDVKFESMRSSGPGDQNVNKVETAVRAFHLPTGFTVTASEERSQYMNKKLALTRLVALIKSKNHEGNENHKKDAWMQHNTLERGNPVRVYEGSSFKLIKKDINGEF, encoded by the coding sequence ATGTGGATACAAATAAGTTCTGGAAGAGGCCCTGATGAATGCGAGCTGGCAGTAGGCCTTTTCCTTAAAGATTTTCAAAAAGAATGCACTGAGAAAGGCATTAATACCCAAGTTCTTGATGCAGAACTTGGAAACAAAAAAGGAAACTTCAAATCAGTTTTGGTTTCATTGCACCTTGATGAAGGTTCAGCTGAGGTAGTTCCAGTTGATGTAGTCCCAGCTGATGCATATAATAGCAGCATTATAAGCGGCACAATACTGTGGATTTGCAAAAGCCCTTACAGACCTAATCATAAAAGGAAGAACTGGTTTATAAATATTGAGGTATTAAAGCCCCCAGAAAAACTGGAATTCCAAGAAAAGGACGTAAAATTTGAGTCTATGAGAAGCTCCGGCCCCGGTGATCAAAATGTAAACAAGGTGGAAACAGCCGTAAGGGCATTCCACCTTCCAACGGGCTTTACTGTTACTGCCAGTGAGGAAAGGTCCCAATACATGAATAAAAAGCTGGCTCTCACCAGGCTTGTTGCTCTTATAAAATCTAAAAACCACGAGGGAAATGAAAACCATAAAAAAGACGCATGGATGCAGCATAACACCCTTGAAAGAGGCAACCCTGTGAGGGTCTATGAGGGTAGCAGTTTTAAATTGATCAAGAAAGATATTAATGGAGAATTTTAA